The Paracoccus sediminicola genome has a segment encoding these proteins:
- the glpD gene encoding glycerol-3-phosphate dehydrogenase, with translation MNEPVDLFIIGGGINGCGIARDAAGRGLTVRLAEMDDLAQATSSRSTKLFHGGLRYLEYFEFRLVREALRERELLLRAMPHISWPMRFVLPILPEMRFESTTPTSRLLRVVMPWLKGRRPSWLIRLGLFLYDHMGGRKLLPPTRELDLTDDPAGAALKPGTELAYEYSDCWVQDARLVVLNARDAQARGAEIHTRTRVIEAAREGDLWRIETETALGERATHRARALVNAAGPWTGHVIRDVAHLDSRESVRLVRGSHIVVRKLYDHEKSYFFQGPDGRIIFAIPFEQDFTLIGTTDADHQGNPGNPEITGDETEYLCEFASRYFAEPITPDQIVWSYSGVRSLYDDGASSATAATRDYVLSLDDDEGGAPVLNVFGGKITTYRRLAESAMEKLEPFFPAARGKWTAGVALPGGDFPVDGVGDLVARLQAAHDWLNDAQALRLVRAYGTDAETFLADGPGAQLGGGLTEAELNWLVTQEWAETVEDVIWRRSKLGLVMNEAEIAALRERMTRFAAA, from the coding sequence GTGAACGAGCCCGTCGATCTTTTCATCATCGGAGGCGGCATCAACGGATGCGGCATCGCCCGCGACGCCGCCGGGCGCGGACTGACCGTGCGTCTGGCCGAGATGGACGATCTGGCGCAGGCGACCTCTTCGCGATCGACCAAGCTGTTTCACGGCGGGCTTCGCTATCTGGAATATTTCGAGTTCCGGCTGGTCCGCGAGGCGCTGCGTGAACGCGAGCTGTTGCTGCGCGCCATGCCGCATATCAGCTGGCCGATGCGCTTCGTGCTGCCGATCCTGCCCGAGATGCGCTTTGAATCGACCACCCCGACCTCGCGGCTGTTGCGGGTTGTCATGCCCTGGCTGAAGGGGCGGCGTCCGTCATGGCTGATCCGGCTCGGGCTGTTTCTCTATGACCATATGGGGGGGCGAAAGCTGCTGCCGCCAACGCGCGAACTGGACCTGACCGACGATCCGGCGGGCGCAGCGCTGAAACCCGGCACCGAGCTGGCCTATGAATACAGCGATTGCTGGGTGCAGGATGCGCGTCTGGTGGTGCTCAACGCGCGCGACGCGCAGGCGCGCGGGGCCGAGATCCACACCCGGACCCGCGTGATAGAGGCGGCGCGCGAGGGCGATCTGTGGCGCATCGAGACCGAGACCGCCCTGGGCGAGCGCGCGACCCATCGCGCCCGCGCGCTGGTGAATGCGGCGGGGCCGTGGACCGGGCATGTGATCCGCGACGTGGCCCATCTCGACAGCCGCGAATCCGTGCGGCTCGTACGGGGCAGTCACATCGTCGTGCGCAAGCTCTATGACCACGAGAAATCCTATTTCTTCCAGGGGCCTGACGGCCGGATCATCTTCGCCATCCCCTTCGAGCAGGATTTCACCCTGATCGGCACCACCGACGCCGATCACCAAGGCAATCCCGGCAATCCCGAGATTACCGGCGACGAGACCGAATATCTCTGCGAATTCGCCAGCCGCTATTTCGCCGAGCCGATCACCCCCGATCAGATCGTGTGGAGCTATTCCGGCGTGCGCTCGCTTTACGATGACGGGGCCAGCTCGGCCACGGCTGCGACGCGGGACTATGTGCTGAGCCTCGATGATGACGAGGGCGGAGCGCCGGTGCTGAATGTCTTTGGCGGCAAGATCACCACCTATCGCCGGCTCGCGGAAAGCGCGATGGAAAAGCTGGAACCCTTCTTTCCCGCCGCGCGCGGCAAATGGACGGCGGGCGTGGCGCTGCCGGGTGGAGATTTCCCGGTCGACGGCGTCGGCGATCTGGTGGCGCGGCTGCAAGCGGCGCATGACTGGCTGAACGATGCCCAGGCGCTGCGGCTGGTCCGCGCCTATGGCACGGACGCAGAGACATTTCTGGCCGACGGGCCGGGCGCGCAGCTCGGCGGCGGGCTGACCGAGGCAGAGCTGAACTGGCTGGTGACGCAGGAATGGGCCGAAACGGTCGAGGATGTCATCTGGCGGCGCAGCAAGCTGGGGCTGGTCATGAACGAGGCAGAGATCGCCGCGCTGCGCGAGCGCATGACACGGTTCGCCGCCGCCTGA
- a CDS encoding NADP-dependent malic enzyme, with translation MPEDDISRDRRQEALDYHEFPKPGKLEIRATKPMDTGRDLSNAYSPGVAEACLDIQKNPLDAMRFTAKSNLVAVVSNGTAVLGLGNIGAQASKPVMEGKAVLFKKFAGVDCFDIEVDETDPEKLAEIVCKLEPTFGAVNLEDIKAPDCFLVEKICREKMNIPVFHDDQHGTAIVAAAAASNAMRLSGKKFEELKVVALGAGAAGIACLKMLMVLGVQKDHITMLDSKGVVHTGRNDLNPEKQEFARDTEMRTTMDAMEGADLFLGVSGPGLLTKEMVAKMAPDPIIFALANPTPEIMPEEAREAAPNALIATGRSDYPNQVNNVLCFPFIFRGALDAGATTINDEMKVACVEAIAALARETTSAEVGQAYRGETLTFGPEYLIPKPFDPRLLPKIASAVARAAVESGVATRDLDLDDYTRRLQGRVYRTYNIMRRVFEADRVANRRLVFAEGEDERILHTARQLIEEGYDTPILIGRPEVMKQRLERDGIRLDLDAIEVINPESDARYREYWSAYHQLMRRRGVTPDLARAIIRTNTTAIAAMMVHRGEADSMICGTFGEYRWHLRYVSEILARGGAHPVGALSLIILDKGPLFLADTQVHLDPEPSQIAETVIGAARHMRRFGVEPRIALCSASQFGNLDTPTSQNMRAAMEILDTMDLDFEYEGEMTADVALDPELRERLYPDGRLRGAANGLVYANAEIANAGRNMLRSVAGGLEVGPILMGMENRAHIVTPGITVRGLVNISALAGSHVSSYG, from the coding sequence ATGCCGGAAGACGATATCAGCAGGGATCGCCGACAGGAGGCGCTCGATTATCACGAATTCCCCAAGCCCGGGAAGCTGGAGATCCGCGCCACCAAGCCGATGGATACCGGGCGCGACCTGTCGAACGCCTATTCGCCCGGCGTGGCCGAGGCCTGTCTGGACATCCAGAAAAACCCGCTCGACGCGATGCGCTTTACCGCGAAAAGCAACCTTGTCGCGGTGGTGTCGAACGGCACGGCGGTGCTGGGGCTGGGCAATATCGGCGCGCAGGCCTCGAAGCCGGTGATGGAGGGCAAGGCGGTGCTCTTCAAGAAATTCGCCGGTGTGGATTGCTTCGATATCGAGGTCGATGAGACCGATCCCGAGAAACTGGCCGAGATCGTCTGCAAGCTGGAACCCACATTCGGCGCGGTCAATCTGGAGGATATCAAGGCACCGGATTGTTTTCTCGTGGAAAAAATCTGCCGCGAGAAGATGAATATCCCGGTCTTCCACGATGACCAGCACGGCACGGCCATTGTCGCGGCGGCCGCCGCAAGCAATGCGATGCGGCTCTCGGGCAAGAAATTCGAGGAACTGAAGGTCGTGGCGCTCGGAGCGGGCGCGGCGGGGATCGCCTGCCTGAAGATGCTGATGGTTCTGGGCGTGCAGAAGGACCATATCACCATGCTCGACAGCAAGGGCGTCGTGCATACCGGCCGCAACGACCTGAATCCGGAAAAGCAGGAATTCGCCCGCGACACCGAGATGCGCACGACCATGGACGCGATGGAGGGTGCGGATCTGTTCCTGGGCGTCTCGGGCCCCGGCCTGCTGACCAAGGAGATGGTCGCGAAAATGGCGCCCGATCCGATCATCTTCGCGCTGGCCAACCCCACGCCCGAGATCATGCCCGAAGAGGCGCGCGAAGCCGCGCCGAACGCGCTGATCGCCACCGGGCGCAGCGATTATCCGAACCAGGTCAACAATGTGCTGTGCTTCCCCTTCATTTTCCGGGGCGCGCTCGATGCCGGGGCGACCACGATCAACGACGAGATGAAGGTCGCCTGTGTCGAGGCGATTGCGGCGCTGGCCCGCGAAACCACCTCGGCCGAGGTCGGGCAGGCCTATCGCGGCGAGACGCTGACCTTTGGGCCGGAATATCTGATCCCGAAACCCTTCGATCCGCGGCTTCTGCCGAAAATCGCCTCGGCGGTGGCGCGGGCGGCGGTCGAATCGGGGGTGGCGACGCGGGATCTGGATCTCGACGATTACACCCGGCGGCTTCAGGGCCGGGTCTATCGGACCTACAACATCATGCGGCGCGTCTTCGAGGCCGACCGGGTGGCCAATCGCCGTCTCGTCTTTGCCGAGGGTGAGGACGAGCGGATCCTGCACACCGCCCGCCAGCTGATCGAAGAAGGTTACGATACGCCGATCCTCATCGGCCGCCCCGAGGTGATGAAGCAGCGTCTGGAACGCGACGGCATCCGGCTGGATCTCGACGCGATCGAGGTCATCAATCCAGAAAGCGACGCGCGCTATCGCGAATATTGGAGCGCCTATCACCAGCTCATGCGGCGGCGCGGCGTGACGCCGGATCTGGCCCGGGCGATCATCCGCACCAACACCACCGCCATTGCCGCCATGATGGTCCATCGCGGCGAGGCGGACAGCATGATCTGCGGGACGTTCGGGGAATATCGCTGGCATCTGCGCTATGTGAGCGAGATCCTCGCCCGTGGCGGGGCGCATCCGGTGGGCGCGCTGTCGCTGATCATTCTCGATAAGGGGCCGCTCTTTCTGGCCGATACGCAGGTCCATCTCGACCCGGAGCCCAGCCAGATCGCCGAGACCGTGATCGGGGCCGCGCGCCATATGCGGCGATTCGGGGTCGAGCCGCGCATCGCGCTGTGTTCGGCCTCGCAATTCGGCAATCTCGACACGCCCACCAGCCAGAACATGCGGGCAGCGATGGAGATCCTCGACACGATGGATCTCGATTTCGAATATGAGGGCGAAATGACCGCCGATGTCGCGCTCGACCCGGAGCTGCGCGAACGGCTTTATCCCGACGGGCGGCTGAGAGGGGCGGCGAACGGTCTGGTCTATGCCAATGCCGAGATCGCCAATGCCGGGCGTAACATGCTGCGTTCGGTCGCGGGCGGGCTGGAGGTCGGGCCGATCCTCATGGGGATGGAGAATCGCGCCCATATCGTCACCCCGGGCATTACCGTGCGCGGGCTGGTGAATATCTCGGCCCTCGCCGGAAGCCATGTCTCCAGCTATGGCTGA
- a CDS encoding urate hydroxylase PuuD, with protein sequence MNEFAIIWDWIGFAVRWTHIITAMAWIGSSFYFIALDLGLRKTPHLPAGAHGEEWQVHGGGFYHIQKYLVAPDNMPDHLIWFKWESYSTWLSGAALLMIVYWVGGELYLIDPAKADLSLWQGILISALSLSVGWLVYDRLCKSGLGERPTLLMLLLFVLLVAMGWGYNQIFTGRATMLHLGAFTATIMTANVFFIIMPNQRVVVKDLQEGRKPDPKYGKIAKLRSTHNNYLTLPVVFLMLSNHYPLAFATEYNWLIAALIFLMGVTIRHFFNTMHATGNMKWWAWAATTVLFIGVMWLSTAPLWQSSYEESEAQALTPLQQQFAEAEGFDEVMTIVPGRCAMCHARDPGYEGIRRAPKDLLLETPHDVTRAARQIYLQAGLTHAMPPANVSFMEPQERQAIVDWYRDAIGEEPVQLAQN encoded by the coding sequence ATGAACGAATTTGCCATCATCTGGGACTGGATCGGATTTGCCGTTCGGTGGACGCATATCATCACCGCAATGGCCTGGATCGGGTCGAGCTTCTATTTCATCGCGCTCGATCTCGGGCTGCGCAAAACGCCGCATCTGCCTGCCGGCGCGCATGGCGAAGAGTGGCAGGTCCATGGCGGCGGTTTTTATCACATTCAGAAATATCTCGTTGCACCTGACAACATGCCGGACCACCTGATCTGGTTCAAATGGGAGAGCTATTCGACATGGCTCTCGGGTGCTGCCCTGCTGATGATCGTCTATTGGGTCGGGGGCGAGCTTTACCTCATCGATCCAGCCAAGGCCGATCTGTCGCTGTGGCAGGGTATCCTGATCTCGGCGCTGTCGCTGTCGGTGGGCTGGCTGGTCTATGACCGGCTGTGCAAATCCGGCCTGGGTGAGCGTCCGACGCTGCTGATGCTGCTGCTCTTCGTGCTGCTTGTGGCGATGGGCTGGGGCTACAACCAGATTTTCACGGGCCGGGCGACGATGCTGCATCTGGGCGCGTTCACCGCAACGATCATGACCGCGAATGTGTTCTTCATCATCATGCCGAACCAGCGTGTCGTGGTGAAGGATCTTCAGGAAGGCCGCAAGCCCGACCCGAAATACGGCAAGATCGCCAAGCTGCGCTCGACGCATAACAACTACCTGACCCTGCCGGTCGTGTTCCTGATGCTGTCGAACCATTATCCGCTGGCCTTCGCGACAGAGTATAACTGGCTGATCGCGGCGCTGATCTTCCTGATGGGTGTCACCATCCGGCATTTCTTCAACACGATGCACGCCACCGGGAACATGAAGTGGTGGGCCTGGGCGGCGACCACGGTGCTGTTCATCGGGGTGATGTGGCTGTCCACCGCGCCGCTCTGGCAGTCCTCCTATGAGGAATCGGAAGCGCAGGCCCTGACCCCGCTGCAACAGCAATTCGCCGAGGCAGAGGGGTTCGACGAGGTGATGACCATCGTGCCGGGGCGCTGCGCCATGTGCCATGCCCGCGATCCGGGCTATGAAGGCATCCGGCGCGCGCCCAAGGATCTGCTGCTGGAAACGCCGCATGACGTGACCCGCGCTGCGCGTCAGATCTATCTGCAAGCGGGCCTGACCCACGCGATGCCCCCGGCCAATGTCTCGTTCATGGAGCCGCAGGAGCGTCAGGCCATCGTCGACTGGTATCGTGATGCCATCGGCGAAGAGCCGGTGCAGTTGGCGCAGAACTGA
- a CDS encoding efflux RND transporter periplasmic adaptor subunit: protein MTLLLPQFPPAMPRALARLIAAAALTVVIPSQMSAQSGPPGGRGAAGPTEVGVMAVRREPVPVTVELPGRAVAYQRAAIRPKVGGEITAIPYEAGAEVEEGTVLFQLEDETLAAELTAREVAVSSAEAALSGAQATVDRYRQLSGSGVSRAEFEQAEVALAAAEAALGAAEAQRDLARLALARTEIVSPIRGVVSVSPFSVGDIVSSGQADALTEVAQIDPIYVDVSESRARILRYQQRMDEGDMQRLGAPTDARLVLETGEAYDRPGRVLSPGAEVSATTGTIPIRLQFPNPDRRILPGQFVRVTLTVGSVDAVLVPQRATSRAASGELTAFVARDGVAVEVSLTETGVHENGWIVTEGIDGGEQLVLDGLSNLRDGAEITTVPVTIDAEGVVRDVEADPPQNAAADAVAGSGRDAGAAPSQSRATPQPGG from the coding sequence ATGACATTGCTCCTGCCCCAATTCCCGCCCGCCATGCCGCGCGCCCTGGCACGGCTGATCGCCGCAGCGGCGCTGACGGTCGTGATCCCGTCCCAGATGTCGGCACAATCGGGGCCGCCGGGCGGGCGCGGCGCGGCCGGACCGACCGAGGTCGGGGTGATGGCGGTGCGCCGCGAGCCGGTGCCGGTCACCGTGGAACTTCCGGGCCGCGCTGTCGCCTATCAGCGCGCCGCAATCCGCCCCAAGGTCGGCGGCGAGATCACCGCCATCCCTTACGAGGCCGGTGCCGAGGTCGAGGAAGGCACCGTTCTGTTCCAGCTTGAGGACGAAACGCTCGCCGCCGAGCTGACCGCGCGAGAGGTCGCGGTGTCGTCCGCCGAGGCGGCGCTCAGCGGGGCGCAGGCCACGGTCGATCGCTATCGCCAGCTCAGCGGTTCGGGCGTCAGCCGGGCCGAGTTCGAACAGGCCGAGGTGGCGCTTGCCGCGGCAGAGGCAGCGCTCGGCGCGGCAGAGGCACAGCGCGATCTGGCGCGGCTGGCGCTGGCCAGGACGGAAATCGTCAGCCCGATCCGCGGCGTGGTCTCGGTCAGCCCGTTCAGCGTCGGCGATATCGTCAGTTCGGGTCAGGCCGATGCGCTGACCGAGGTGGCGCAGATCGACCCGATCTATGTTGATGTGTCGGAATCGCGCGCGCGCATTCTGCGCTATCAGCAGCGCATGGATGAAGGAGACATGCAGCGGCTCGGCGCGCCGACGGATGCGCGGCTGGTGCTGGAAACCGGCGAGGCGTATGACCGGCCCGGCCGCGTGCTCAGCCCCGGCGCCGAGGTCTCTGCGACCACCGGAACGATCCCGATCCGCCTGCAATTTCCCAACCCGGATCGCCGCATCCTGCCCGGCCAGTTCGTCAGGGTGACGCTGACCGTGGGCAGCGTCGACGCGGTTCTCGTGCCGCAGCGCGCCACCAGCCGGGCCGCCAGCGGTGAACTGACCGCTTTCGTCGCTCGCGACGGGGTGGCCGTGGAGGTTTCGCTGACCGAGACCGGGGTGCATGAGAATGGCTGGATCGTCACGGAGGGGATCGATGGGGGCGAGCAGCTGGTCCTCGACGGGCTCAGCAATCTGCGCGACGGGGCCGAGATCACCACAGTGCCGGTCACCATCGATGCCGAAGGCGTGGTGCGCGACGTCGAGGCCGATCCGCCCCAGAACGCAGCAGCCGATGCGGTCGCAGGAAGCGGCAGGGATGCCGGGGCGGCCCCCTCTCAAAGCCGCGCGACGCCGCAACCGGGCGGCTGA
- a CDS encoding mannose-1-phosphate guanylyltransferase/mannose-6-phosphate isomerase, producing MHPSAPAKLFPVILCGGSGTRLWPLSRKSYPKQFVPLIGEETLFQQAALRFAGEGTDFGAPVIVTGSDFRFVVTEQLAQLGIDPGAVLIEPEPRNTAPAVLTAALYLMARDPDAVMLVAPSDHAIPDAAAFRAAVARGMAAVGAGKIVTFGITPDRPETGYGYLELAAAPDEGEAAVDLVRFVEKPDADRAAKLLGSGNFLWNAGIFLARAADMVEAFRRHAPKVMEPVAAALQNATADLGFMRLSPEDYARAPSISVDYAVMEKADNLAVVPFSAGWSDLGGWDAVWRAQDPDANGVALAGEAYALDCRDTLLRSESEGQVLVGIGLENMIAVAMPDAVLVAPKDRAQDVRKAVDLLKSRDIAQAETLPRDYRPWGWYETLVMGGRFQVKRIVVNPGASLSLQSHHHRAEHWIVVEGTAKVTVGDTVQLVSENQSVYVPLGAVHRMENPGKLPMVLIEVQTGSYLGEDDIIRYDDKYARGQGAKG from the coding sequence ATGCACCCTTCCGCGCCCGCGAAGCTGTTTCCCGTCATCCTGTGCGGCGGATCGGGGACGCGGCTCTGGCCGCTCTCGCGCAAATCCTACCCAAAGCAGTTCGTTCCGCTGATCGGCGAAGAGACGCTGTTCCAGCAGGCCGCCTTGCGCTTTGCCGGAGAGGGGACGGATTTCGGCGCCCCGGTGATCGTGACCGGATCGGATTTCCGATTTGTCGTCACCGAACAGCTTGCGCAGCTGGGCATCGACCCCGGCGCGGTGCTGATCGAGCCAGAGCCGCGCAACACCGCCCCCGCCGTGCTGACCGCCGCGCTCTACCTGATGGCGCGCGACCCCGATGCGGTGATGCTGGTCGCGCCCTCGGATCACGCCATCCCCGACGCAGCCGCGTTTCGCGCCGCGGTGGCGCGCGGCATGGCGGCGGTGGGCGCGGGCAAGATCGTGACGTTCGGCATCACCCCCGACCGCCCCGAAACCGGCTATGGCTATCTAGAACTTGCCGCCGCCCCCGATGAAGGCGAAGCCGCCGTCGATCTGGTGCGCTTCGTGGAAAAACCCGACGCAGACCGCGCCGCGAAACTGCTCGGATCGGGGAATTTCCTGTGGAATGCGGGCATCTTCCTCGCCCGCGCCGCCGATATGGTCGAGGCATTCCGCCGCCATGCCCCCAAGGTGATGGAGCCGGTCGCGGCCGCGCTGCAGAACGCGACGGCCGATCTGGGTTTCATGCGGCTCTCGCCCGAGGACTACGCAAGGGCGCCGTCGATCTCGGTCGATTACGCGGTGATGGAAAAGGCCGACAACCTTGCCGTGGTGCCATTCTCGGCGGGCTGGTCGGATCTCGGCGGTTGGGACGCGGTGTGGCGCGCGCAGGATCCGGATGCGAATGGCGTCGCTCTGGCAGGAGAGGCCTATGCGCTCGATTGCCGCGACACGCTGCTGCGCTCGGAATCCGAGGGGCAGGTGCTGGTGGGCATCGGGCTTGAGAACATGATCGCGGTGGCCATGCCCGACGCTGTGCTCGTTGCGCCGAAGGACCGCGCGCAGGATGTGCGCAAGGCGGTCGATCTGCTGAAATCGCGCGACATCGCGCAGGCCGAGACCCTGCCGCGCGATTACCGACCCTGGGGCTGGTATGAAACGCTGGTGATGGGCGGGCGCTTTCAGGTCAAGCGGATCGTGGTCAATCCCGGCGCCTCGCTGAGCCTTCAAAGCCATCACCACCGCGCCGAGCACTGGATTGTCGTCGAAGGCACCGCCAAGGTCACGGTGGGCGACACGGTTCAGCTCGTCTCGGAAAATCAGTCCGTTTACGTCCCGCTCGGCGCGGTGCACCGGATGGAGAATCCCGGCAAGCTGCCGATGGTGCTGATCGAGGTGCAGACCGGCAGCTATCTGGGTGAGGACGATATCATCCGCTATGACGACAAATATGCACGCGGGCAGGGGGCCAAGGGCTGA
- a CDS encoding multidrug efflux RND transporter permease subunit, with product MGQFFIHRPVFAWVLAIVTMLVGVYSLIGLPVSQYPDIAPTTIRISAAYSGATAEAVQNSVTTPIEDALTGIDGMIYFESSSSQGRASLELTFDDSVDPTDALNDVQSKVRSVESRLPSPVQSNGVSVSRSTSSILMVGSLVSTDNRYSTVELGNMLEEIVEGPVKRVAGVGGINVFGSGYAMRIWLDPFRLAQYSLLPTDITSAVASQNSTVSVGSLGDQPVTPGQQFTSTITAQSQLESVEDFRRILLKTGEDGATVWLGDVADIGIGQERYGSDSRFNGLNAAGFGVNLETGANAVETAQGVREVLAGLNNALPDGVELRVAYDTSPFVELSIEKVYHTLIEAICLVVGVILIFLQRWRATIIPVIVVPVVLLGTFAVLATLGYSINTLTMFAMVLAIGLLVDDAIVVVENVERVMREDGVGPAEATERSMRQISGALIGIAAVLSAVFLPMAFMAGSTGVVYRQFSVTIITAMVLSLLAALILTPSQTATLLRRHEGEIGFAPARWFNRNFDRLADLYAAAVARLVRRPVMALLVLALIAAGGWQLFSRMSSTFLPTEDQGVLMVRISLSEGSTSQQTRAVVEEIEDYLLNDEAAVESIFGALGWGFSGSSQSRAMLFVKLKPFDERADPELAAASVAQRANARFGNDRAGRISFLQPPAIQGLGNQAGFNMFLIDQTGQGIDGLREASSALEAAAEADPRLANVSGRGDEDDAALRLTIDAQRAEALGLSLNEVNGMLSVIFSGREVNDFALGATLRPVIVQGDAEYRMQPDDLEAWYARNSDGEMVPFSAFSSYRWEPVAPRLQRFEGADAISISGEAGPGTPSGEALDAMEELVSELPGGFGVAWTELSYQERQSGNQAPWLYALSALVVFLSLAAIYESWSVPMAVILAVPVGVLGAVAAALIFGQPNDVYFKVGILTTIGLAAKNAILIVEFARVLELEGRATAAAAIEAARLRLRPILMTSFAFILGVVPLATASGAGAAAQNSIGIGVMGGMIAATFIGIFMVPSFYVAIRSLSGPLRAPPKPRRDETGQAMPGE from the coding sequence ATGGGGCAGTTCTTCATCCATCGGCCGGTCTTTGCCTGGGTGCTGGCCATCGTCACGATGCTGGTCGGTGTGTATAGCCTGATCGGTCTGCCCGTGTCGCAATATCCCGACATCGCCCCGACCACGATCCGCATTTCGGCGGCTTACTCGGGCGCGACGGCAGAGGCGGTGCAGAACTCTGTCACCACCCCCATCGAGGACGCGCTGACCGGGATCGACGGGATGATCTATTTCGAATCCAGCTCGTCTCAGGGCCGCGCCTCGCTGGAGCTGACCTTCGACGACAGCGTCGATCCAACCGATGCGTTGAACGATGTGCAATCCAAGGTGCGCAGCGTGGAAAGCCGCCTGCCCTCGCCCGTGCAGTCGAACGGGGTCAGTGTCTCGCGCTCGACTTCCTCGATCCTGATGGTCGGTTCGCTGGTGTCGACAGATAACCGCTATTCGACGGTCGAGCTGGGCAACATGCTCGAAGAGATCGTCGAGGGGCCGGTAAAGCGCGTCGCGGGCGTGGGCGGGATCAATGTGTTCGGCTCGGGCTACGCGATGCGGATCTGGCTGGACCCGTTCCGGCTGGCGCAATACAGCCTTCTGCCGACCGACATCACCTCGGCGGTGGCCTCGCAGAACTCGACCGTTTCGGTGGGCTCGCTCGGCGATCAGCCGGTGACGCCGGGCCAGCAATTCACCTCGACCATCACCGCGCAGAGCCAGCTGGAAAGCGTCGAGGATTTCCGCCGCATCCTGCTGAAGACCGGCGAGGATGGCGCCACGGTCTGGCTGGGCGACGTGGCCGATATCGGGATCGGGCAGGAACGCTATGGCTCGGACAGTCGCTTCAACGGGCTGAATGCGGCCGGGTTCGGGGTCAATCTGGAAACCGGCGCCAATGCGGTCGAGACGGCGCAGGGCGTGCGCGAGGTGCTGGCGGGACTGAACAATGCCCTCCCCGACGGGGTCGAATTGCGCGTGGCCTATGACACCTCGCCATTTGTCGAACTCTCCATCGAGAAGGTCTATCACACGCTGATCGAGGCGATCTGCCTCGTCGTCGGGGTGATCCTGATCTTCCTGCAACGCTGGCGGGCGACGATCATCCCGGTGATCGTGGTGCCGGTGGTGCTTCTGGGCACATTCGCGGTGCTGGCGACGCTCGGCTATTCGATCAACACGCTCACCATGTTCGCGATGGTTCTGGCGATCGGTCTGCTGGTCGATGACGCCATCGTCGTGGTCGAGAATGTGGAACGGGTGATGCGCGAGGACGGGGTCGGCCCGGCCGAGGCCACCGAGCGGTCGATGCGCCAGATCTCGGGCGCGTTGATCGGGATCGCGGCGGTGCTGTCGGCGGTGTTCCTGCCGATGGCCTTCATGGCCGGCTCGACCGGGGTGGTCTATCGCCAGTTCTCGGTGACGATCATCACCGCGATGGTTCTGTCGCTGCTTGCCGCGCTGATCCTGACCCCGTCCCAGACCGCGACCCTGCTGCGCCGCCACGAAGGCGAGATCGGGTTCGCCCCGGCGCGCTGGTTCAACCGCAATTTCGACCGGCTCGCCGATCTTTATGCGGCAGCGGTGGCGCGGCTGGTTCGCCGCCCGGTCATGGCGCTTCTGGTTCTGGCACTGATCGCGGCGGGGGGCTGGCAGCTTTTCAGCCGAATGAGTTCGACCTTCCTTCCGACCGAGGATCAGGGCGTTCTGATGGTGCGCATCTCGCTGTCCGAGGGCTCGACCTCGCAACAGACCCGCGCCGTGGTCGAGGAGATCGAGGATTACCTGCTCAACGACGAGGCGGCGGTCGAATCCATCTTCGGCGCGCTTGGCTGGGGCTTTTCCGGCAGCAGCCAGAGCCGCGCCATGCTGTTCGTCAAGCTGAAGCCCTTCGATGAACGCGCCGACCCGGAACTGGCCGCGGCCTCGGTGGCGCAGCGGGCCAATGCGCGCTTCGGCAATGACCGCGCCGGACGGATCAGCTTTCTGCAACCGCCCGCCATCCAGGGGCTCGGCAACCAGGCCGGGTTCAACATGTTCCTGATCGACCAGACGGGACAGGGAATCGACGGGCTGCGCGAAGCCTCCTCTGCTCTTGAAGCCGCGGCCGAGGCCGATCCAAGGCTGGCCAATGTCAGCGGCCGTGGCGACGAGGACGACGCGGCGCTGCGCCTGACCATCGACGCACAGCGCGCCGAGGCGCTGGGGTTGAGCCTCAACGAGGTGAACGGGATGCTCTCGGTGATCTTTTCGGGGCGCGAGGTGAACGACTTCGCGCTTGGCGCGACGCTGCGCCCGGTGATCGTGCAGGGCGATGCGGAATACCGGATGCAACCCGACGATCTGGAGGCATGGTATGCGCGCAATTCCGACGGCGAGATGGTGCCGTTCAGCGCGTTCTCCTCTTATCGGTGGGAGCCGGTCGCGCCCCGCCTGCAACGGTTCGAGGGCGCGGATGCGATCTCGATCTCGGGCGAGGCGGGGCCAGGCACCCCGTCGGGCGAGGCGCTGGACGCGATGGAAGAGCTGGTCTCCGAACTGCCGGGCGGCTTTGGCGTGGCCTGGACCGAACTCAGCTATCAGGAACGGCAATCAGGCAATCAGGCGCCCTGGCTTTATGCGCTGTCGGCGCTTGTCGTGTTCCTGTCGCTGGCGGCGATCTATGAAAGCTGGTCCGTGCCGATGGCCGTGATTCTCGCCGTGCCGGTTGGCGTGCTTGGCGCGGTGGCCGCGGCGCTGATCTTCGGGCAGCCCAATGACGTCTATTTCAAGGTCGGCATCCTCACCACTATCGGGCTGGCGGCGAAGAATGCGATCCTCATCGTCGAATTCGCCCGTGTTCTCGAACTGGAAGGCCGCGCCACCGCCGCAGCCGCAATCGAGGCCGCACGGCTGCGGCTGCGTCCGATCCTGATGACTTCCTTTGCCTTCATCCTCGGCGTGGTGCCTCTGGCAACGGCAAGCGGGGCCGGGGCCGCGGCGCAGAACTCCATCGGGATCGGGGTGATGGGGGGGATGATCGCGGCGACCTTTATCGGCATCTTCATGGTGCCAAGCTTCTATGTGGCGATCCGCAGCCTGTCCGGACCGCTGCGCGCCCCGCCGAAGCCCCGCCGGGACGAGACCGGACAGGCTATGCCGGGCGAATGA